Proteins encoded together in one Schumannella luteola window:
- a CDS encoding MFS transporter: MSEPDAISRPDSPPASPWRAFAVCVSVAALTILDLSKVNVGLPSIEKALDAGPTSLQLIVAGYALAFGLVLVPSGRLGDIKSRRTMFLVGLTLFALASLACALVPSIELLVVARIIQGVAAGIQMPQVLGLVQQLFVGPDRGRAFGLFGAIIGLSTALGPTLGGLLILVGGDENGWRLLFWMNVPLAAILFVLAWRLLPRRQRSASPAASTLDPIGVVLLGVSVLALMLPFVLTTGKDDPPARWLLLIVFVLAFTGFVLWERHYRAAGKTPVIDFGLFRRASFRNGTLIATAYFAAMPATFLTVTLFLQQGLELKPVFAGMITIPFAIASAFSAWISGRLVGRIGRPLVLGGLVIVVIGFLAQITLAVVLPPELAPYGMAAALFVAGIGGGAVISPNQTLTLAEVPVAEGGVAGSIGQLGQRVGTAIGLAAGTAVFYAIIAGESGARIEVYHDAYRSVGVVTIGFVVLALIFAIADQISRSRGRARADSGSTGSTREDSRAGAATTSPLREPEEE, from the coding sequence ATGAGCGAGCCCGACGCGATCTCCCGCCCCGACAGCCCGCCCGCATCCCCGTGGCGCGCCTTCGCGGTCTGCGTCTCGGTCGCGGCGCTGACGATCCTCGACCTGTCGAAGGTCAACGTGGGGCTGCCCTCGATCGAGAAGGCGCTGGACGCAGGGCCCACCTCCCTGCAGCTGATCGTCGCCGGCTACGCCCTCGCCTTCGGCCTCGTGCTCGTGCCCTCGGGCCGCCTCGGTGACATCAAGTCGCGCCGCACGATGTTCCTCGTCGGGCTGACCCTGTTCGCGCTCGCGAGCCTCGCCTGCGCGCTCGTGCCGTCGATCGAGCTGCTGGTCGTGGCGCGCATCATCCAGGGCGTCGCCGCGGGCATCCAGATGCCGCAGGTGCTCGGACTGGTGCAGCAGCTCTTCGTGGGCCCGGATCGGGGCCGCGCCTTCGGCCTGTTCGGTGCGATCATCGGCCTCTCCACCGCGCTCGGACCGACGCTCGGCGGTCTGCTGATCCTCGTCGGCGGCGACGAGAACGGATGGCGGCTGCTGTTCTGGATGAACGTGCCGCTCGCCGCGATCCTGTTCGTGCTCGCATGGCGGCTGCTGCCGCGTCGGCAGCGCAGCGCCTCGCCGGCGGCGTCGACGCTCGACCCGATCGGCGTCGTTCTGCTCGGCGTCAGCGTGCTCGCGCTGATGCTCCCCTTCGTGCTCACGACGGGCAAGGACGACCCGCCCGCGCGCTGGCTCCTCCTGATCGTCTTCGTGCTCGCCTTCACCGGATTCGTGCTCTGGGAGCGCCACTACCGCGCCGCCGGCAAGACGCCGGTGATCGATTTCGGGCTGTTCCGCCGGGCCAGCTTCCGCAACGGCACCCTGATCGCGACCGCCTACTTCGCGGCGATGCCGGCGACCTTCCTGACGGTCACGCTGTTCCTGCAGCAGGGTCTCGAGCTGAAGCCGGTGTTCGCGGGCATGATCACGATCCCCTTCGCGATCGCCTCGGCGTTCAGCGCCTGGATCAGCGGCCGGCTCGTCGGGCGCATCGGGCGTCCGCTCGTGCTCGGCGGTCTGGTGATCGTCGTGATCGGGTTCCTCGCGCAGATCACGCTCGCCGTCGTGCTGCCGCCCGAGCTCGCGCCCTACGGCATGGCCGCGGCTCTGTTCGTCGCCGGCATCGGCGGGGGAGCCGTCATCTCGCCGAACCAGACGCTGACGCTCGCCGAGGTGCCCGTCGCCGAGGGCGGCGTCGCCGGATCGATCGGGCAGCTGGGTCAGCGCGTCGGCACCGCGATCGGCCTCGCCGCCGGCACCGCCGTGTTCTACGCGATCATCGCGGGGGAGAGCGGCGCGCGCATCGAGGTCTACCACGACGCCTATCGCTCGGTCGGCGTGGTCACGATCGGCTTCGTCGTGCTGGCGCTGATCTTCGCGATCGCCGACCAGATCTCCCGGTCGCGCGGTCGTGCGCGCGCCGACAGCGGGAGCACAGGATCGACGCGGGAGGATTCTCGAGCGGGCGCCGCGACGACGTCGCCGCTGCGCGAACCAGAGGAGGAGTGA
- a CDS encoding sulfurtransferase has protein sequence MTSPLIEAEELLERVRSGRAPVIVDARWQLGAHDGHERYLGGHIPGALFVDLETDLADPPSPQRGRHPLPSRERFQALLRRLGVDAGDDVVVYDQAHGVSAARMWWMLRNAGIPTARVLDGGLRAWGEAGGRLEGGEGTLPDDGTIEIDWDRMPQLTIDDAAAFPEHGVLLDARAPERYRGEQEPVDPRAGHIPGALSSPTAGNLDENARFLGSDRLVTRFDAIGATDDAEIGVYCGSGVTAAHVVLALELAGRRGALFPGSWSQWSNDPERPVATGAV, from the coding sequence ATGACGTCACCGCTGATCGAGGCCGAGGAACTGCTCGAGAGGGTGCGATCCGGCCGGGCTCCGGTGATCGTGGATGCGCGCTGGCAGCTCGGCGCCCACGACGGGCACGAGCGCTACCTCGGCGGGCACATCCCCGGCGCCCTGTTCGTCGACCTCGAGACCGACCTCGCCGACCCCCCGTCGCCGCAGCGCGGTCGTCATCCGCTGCCCTCGCGTGAGCGCTTCCAGGCGCTGCTGCGCCGACTCGGCGTCGATGCCGGCGACGACGTGGTCGTCTACGACCAGGCGCACGGCGTCTCGGCGGCGCGGATGTGGTGGATGCTGCGCAACGCCGGCATCCCGACCGCGCGCGTGCTCGATGGCGGCCTGCGCGCCTGGGGCGAGGCGGGTGGTCGCCTCGAGGGCGGCGAGGGGACGCTGCCCGATGACGGCACGATCGAGATCGACTGGGACCGCATGCCGCAGCTCACGATCGACGACGCCGCCGCCTTCCCCGAGCACGGGGTGCTGCTCGACGCCCGCGCCCCCGAGCGCTACCGCGGCGAGCAGGAGCCGGTCGACCCGCGTGCCGGGCACATCCCCGGCGCCCTGTCGTCGCCGACTGCCGGCAACCTGGATGAGAACGCCCGCTTCCTCGGCTCCGACCGCCTCGTCACCCGCTTCGACGCGATCGGCGCCACCGACGACGCCGAGATCGGCGTCTACTGCGGCTCGGGCGTCACGGCGGCGCACGTCGTGCTCGCGCTCGAGCTCGCCGGCCGACGCGGGGCGCTGTTCCCCGGGTCGTGGTCGCAGTGGTCGAACGATCCGGAGCGCCCGGTCGCGACCGGCGCGGTCTGA
- a CDS encoding SIMPL domain-containing protein, whose amino-acid sequence MSDVTITVQGEHETWFEAERATLDLAIAFDGGDREEVLRRASDAAARVSARLEPLHASGAVTRWSSDRVHVSAQRPWNNEGRQLPLVHAANVAVQARFRDRDALAAVVNDLADLDGVQITGITWDLSGETRRAALAEAQTAAVRAAVAKGEIYARAAGLSAVAPLAIADPGMLADGGATGGGGVFPGAAAPKMMRAAADSAGGAAGFDLVPERIRIVAQVDVRLSAS is encoded by the coding sequence ATGAGCGACGTCACGATCACGGTGCAGGGCGAGCACGAGACCTGGTTCGAGGCGGAGCGCGCGACGCTCGACCTCGCGATCGCCTTCGACGGCGGGGATCGCGAGGAGGTGCTGCGGCGCGCGAGCGACGCGGCCGCCCGGGTATCCGCCCGGCTCGAGCCGTTGCACGCCTCGGGTGCTGTGACCCGCTGGTCATCCGATCGCGTGCACGTCAGCGCGCAGCGCCCCTGGAACAACGAGGGCCGTCAGCTGCCGCTCGTGCATGCCGCGAATGTCGCCGTTCAGGCACGATTCCGCGACCGCGATGCGCTGGCTGCCGTCGTCAACGATCTCGCCGACCTCGACGGCGTGCAGATCACCGGCATCACCTGGGACCTCTCGGGCGAGACCCGACGCGCTGCCCTCGCCGAGGCGCAGACGGCCGCCGTCCGCGCCGCCGTCGCGAAGGGCGAGATCTACGCCCGGGCCGCTGGACTCAGTGCGGTCGCGCCGCTCGCGATCGCCGACCCCGGCATGCTCGCCGATGGCGGAGCGACCGGCGGCGGCGGGGTCTTCCCGGGGGCGGCCGCGCCGAAGATGATGCGCGCGGCCGCCGACAGCGCCGGCGGCGCGGCGGGCTTCGACCTGGTGCCCGAGCGCATCCGCATCGTCGCGCAGGTGGATGTGCGGCTCAGCGCGAGTTGA